The genomic segment GATTGACCGCATCATGAAGCTGGCTGGCGGATTCAAAATGGGTCCGTTTGAGCTGCAAGACATGATTGGCATCGACATCAATTTTGCCACAACTAAATCGGTCTATACCGACTTCTTCCACGAAGGACGATTTAAGCCTAGCCGGATTCAGCAACAAATGGTTCAATCCGGCAGCTTGGGCAGAAAGACGGGGGAAGGCTTCTATGATTACAACAAATAAGGCTGTATTGCTCGTGGGCACAAGCCCGCTGTACGCAGAGTTGAATCAGCTGATGGTCGAAAAAGGCTACCAGGTGCTTACGCTTGCAGAAGCGATGGAGGAACCGGAGCTGGTCGAATTGGCTGTGGAAGTAAATAGCGTCGATATGCAGGCGAAAAAGAGGCAGGTACGCGAGCTGGATGACCTGTTGCCACCAAACGTACCGATCATCACGACTTCGCTCGCGGTTACAGCGACAGAAGTAGCGTCCTGGACACAGCATCCTGAACGCGTTTGCGGATTTGGAACGCTCGTGCCCTTGGTTGAACGGGAGCTGATCGAGATTGCCCCTGCCCTGCAAACGGAGCTGGATACGATTCGAGCAACGGAAGGCTTCTTTCAATCGCTCGGGAAAGAGACGGAAAACGTAAACGACG from the Brevibacillus brevis genome contains:
- a CDS encoding 3-hydroxyacyl-CoA dehydrogenase family protein codes for the protein MITTNKAVLLVGTSPLYAELNQLMVEKGYQVLTLAEAMEEPELVELAVEVNSVDMQAKKRQVRELDDLLPPNVPIITTSLAVTATEVASWTQHPERVCGFGTLVPLVERELIEIAPALQTELDTIRATEGFFQSLGKETENVNDEVGLVFPRILTLIINEAAFTLMEKAATATDIDIAMKKGTNYPYGPLEWADRIGLDEIFAISRGLQRDLAEERYRTAPLLRKLVLAGRVGVRSGQGFYTYEEKVGVEA